GGGATCACATAGGGAGGCGGCCTCATTCTTGCATGCAGGGGAATAACATGGGGTCTACCAAGACTGTCCCGTAATCACATACTTTGTACTGGAAACCCCGAACGAGGCAATGAGATACCATGCTCCAGGCTCTTTCCAGAAAGTTCACTGGTCGTGATGCCGAAATTCCCTGAGTGTAAACCGTTGATGTTCGCTAACCCAGAACACTTTTGCGATGGTTAGTCAGACATCACACACGTCATTCCCGAAGAGCGGCAAATGTCCGGCTATCCCCCACCCAAGCACGCGACTGCCCCTGGGTGAGTCGCTCATTTCCATGTCGCCCTCTTGTCATTATCTTCAACCTCGCCAACCCTTCATCCTTCAAGCATGACTGCTGGACGAGCGAACAGCCCATTTCACACAATGGAGCGAGCCACACCAACGGGGCAATTGTCCCCAACCATCATCAACCTCACTTTTTCAAGCCCCAAGGTAGGGGTGGTCGCCCTGTAGACTACTTCGTTGCGTGCTTCAGGTGACAAGAAGTGTCGCCGTGaagcgacgacggggcctTGGTGCTCCGCGGTCAACTCCACCCCCTAACTTTGTCGAGTCTCGGGAAACCTTCTTGACATACATCCCTCCCCGCGCTCTCGGAGACGCGATCCTGTACTCAGGAACCCCATCACCGCGGCCCGCCGCTAATAAGACCCGCAAAGGGTATATTCTTGTACGAATCCATCAAAAGACATGCTCCATCTTACCGGTAGAACCTTCCTCATTCTACAGCCACTAGATTTCAACTAACACGATAGATGCAGTTCAGAAACGTGCCGAGTCTTGTGTCGCTTAGTTCATTGGTATAGAGGCCGGTGTCGTACTTGGAGTCAGGTGCAATTTGTCTTCATACAAACAGAAATAACACACTGAATCAGCCGTTACGCGGATCGATTATCAACCCAACGATAGAGCTGATAGATTGTCATCAAGTTCATCGTCCAGCGTCATCATCTCTCCaacgccagccgcccgcgaaCGGCTTCCCAGGACTCAAAATGCAAGGACTAAAGAGAGATAGGGCTTGTTTGGCAGGCATGCCGGTCGAAATATTGCTCGAAATCTACCACCACCTGGACATTGCTGCCATCTTCGAGCTTTCAGCAGTCAACAGGTCGTTCTTCAATTTCTACCTCCGAAGAAAGGCTACTATCCTGCTTCCAGTCCTCGAGAGAGATTTCGGCCCGTTTGACGAGCTCCTCCAGGTCTACACAGCGTCTGCTGACGACATCAACGTCAAAGATGACTTGTATAAGCCGCGCCGCATCGTCTTCAGGCGCTTTGTTGGAGATGCCGGGCTTATGCTAACACAATACTCTCCTGCGCCGAATGTGCCTGTTGAGGGTATCGGCAATGGGTTCATCCGTGTAGATCAAAGTCGCAGGGCAGCTCCGTCGCCAGCATTGAGTCAGAAGACGTCCGTGTTGACAGAGAAtgatctcggcggcctcttgCAGCACTGTCGGCTCGTTCAGAGGTGGGAAGCGCTGTTCCCGCAGATGAGGTGGTTCAATCAACCTGAAGACTGCCGTTTCTTGCGACCCCATGAGTCGTTCAGATTTCGCAGAGCCTTGTACAGGTGGTGGCTCTATGGCCTCTACTTTCATGGCGAGTTTCCTCGCCCACGCGTGGGGCATCCTGAGCCGCATGTGGACGACATTCGAACCAGTCAAATGCGCCATCACTCTACtgccgagcttcttgagtTGATGGATTTTCTGGAAACCATCAAGGACGTGATTTTGCACTATATCTGCCCGCGCTTGGATCCGAGTCAAAGCACAGTGCGTCCCCTCGCCTCCCCAACCGTTTTGCATGGCTAATGGACTTTCAGATCGAGGGCGAAGTCGCTCCCAATGGACTTGCAGACCGGAGCCACTCGCTCGCCACCAGCTGGATGGACCAAAGTCGTTGGGGCCGTGTCATTAGAACGTATGCGAAACTTGGTCCCGAGGAACTGTTGTACTACTTCGACAACATTTACAGCTACCCGCGGAAACGCCTGATCACAGAGATTCGGCTCCAACACCCCAGCTTTACCTTTGATCAAGAGTCCATCCAAATTGCCGTTCGCTGTGCGCTGGATGAGCGGCATTGGTTGGACAAGAAGCCCAGTCTGGCAGAGGATCGTTGCGGTGGAATCATCGACTTTGATgatgagcgcgacgagcagAGAGGCGCTCTCAAGCATGACGGCAGCCCGGATGGGTCATTGCCTCAAGGTGCCCGGCCTGTGCCATCATTTTCGAGGTACTCTCCGCGAGGCGATGACGGCTCGTTCATGGACGACCATTACCATTTATCTGGGTTTGAAGGGCGTGTGGCTGCGGCGATGGCCTTGGATGCCGTAGTCTAGACGCGCATTGGATGCCTAATCTATCGCGAACCCACGAGGGCTCGCATTGTGCTGGCATGGCAGTCTGCGTATTCATTGGGCTGCCTTCTTCACTTCGTACACGGCGGGCAAGCTATAGAGCATCAGAGCAGCGGCCATCGTTGTGGAACGCTGTGCCGATGTCACCGTCAGTGGCTTTCTTTGACTTGAGAAGACGGAATAAAGGTGGATATTCATCTTGATGCGTCCGCGTGTGGACCGGAAATTCAGGCTGCGTCGTCATGTAGCACCGGCTCAATGCTCTGATGCAATTGCTTCATGTTCCATTTGAGAGATTGCGGTTTCGTGCACCGTGTTCAGGGGGAGCGCCTGGCAGCTGAGGTGATGTTTTAGTAGCCCGCCACGCGCAGTTGGCGGTGTCCAGGCGGCCCAGCACTGGCAGCTGGTCACCTCAGTGGAGGCGTGTAACTCAGCCCAAGTggctggggccgccgccagtctAATCCCGCCTCTGGGGGGGCCCgcctactaggtagttaGTACGTATTATGATTTGCGCCTCGACTCTCATCCGCCAAGTTACACCACCAtcctcaaccaccacccctccGCCAACACCGCATCAGCGCAGGAACTCACGGCTGTGCTGTTGCGCGCTGCTTTTCCCGCTCGCAGCCTCCAGGCCCCAATCCTACATTCGCTGCGCCCTGGCTCTAGCCGCTGATTGCGCCGCACATGCGACGTGCAGGAACGTGGTTTGCCGACCAACCTTTCTGGATAGCCTCGCAACAAGGTAAGCATAAACGCACAGTCATGCGCCTGGCCTTGTCAAGAGCTCTTCTTCCATGATGGATTCTGGCTTCGGGGCTAGCACACGCCTGTGTGACCCTGTTAGCCCTCGCCTAGCCGTCGCTCCTAGACCATCTCCTGACGAGCTGGATGGACCTGTGCGGTGGCTCTTACATGACTACCTACCGAACCACTTGTCCGCCACTCGGCCATGTTTCCCCTGACGTTTGAGACTGTCGCCCCGTGCCCGCGAGGAAGAGCACCCAAGGCCATGAGAATAACCTCGCCATAGTGAGCAAAGCTGACGGCGAACAGAACCCCC
Above is a genomic segment from Purpureocillium takamizusanense chromosome 2, complete sequence containing:
- a CDS encoding uncharacterized protein (COG:S~EggNog:ENOG503NW93); this translates as MQGLKRDRACLAGMPVEILLEIYHHLDIAAIFELSAVNRSFFNFYLRRKATILLPVLERDFGPFDELLQVYTASADDINVKDDLYKPRRIVFRRFVGDAGLMLTQYSPAPNVPVEGIGNGFIRVDQSRRAAPSPALSQKTSVLTENDLGGLLQHCRLVQRWEALFPQMRWFNQPEDCRFLRPHESFRFRRALYRWWLYGLYFHGEFPRPRVGHPEPHVDDIRTSQMRHHSTAELLELMDFLETIKDVILHYICPRLDPSQSTIEGEVAPNGLADRSHSLATSWMDQSRWGRVIRTYAKLGPEELLYYFDNIYSYPRKRLITEIRLQHPSFTFDQESIQIAVRCALDERHWLDKKPSLAEDRCGGIIDFDDERDEQRGALKHDGSPDGSLPQGARPVPSFSRYSPRGDDGSFMDDHYHLSGFEGRVAAAMALDAVV